From the genome of Geothrix sp. 21YS21S-4, one region includes:
- a CDS encoding ATP-binding protein: MVQFLSRIRIAAKLWLGYGAVGAVLAGLALVQLGILHDAERQALRMFETRVVPVRKLKAVSDAYGIRIPSAMRQVRSGALEPSEGLARIRVARAEAVAAWTAFRAVPSEPDPGTVWRVEALTAAANRDLDRLEGILAEGRAVDDDLLPQLLPLTELVARLADAQEEAAERSLADTAVRVRRIRLLSYGVIVAGLAAAMGLGYWISRHLSDGLRRLVDQVRLAAAGDLEAPIPVAGRDEVADLGRELNRMVHQMRETIRALGEREASERAVLQNAQVAIIVRDAGGVVRRFNAYAESLLGFRAEELIGRSTAPWLDRGEVAARSRELEARQGRPVTDDNDLVRCLTLEGPDLREWTFVTREGHRRPMLVALSTILGADGGPVGYVSIASDLSWLKALEADLRASEARARAANRAKSAFLSNMSHELRTPLNAVLGYAQLMDRKEGRSAEDREHLGRILGAGEHLLTLINDILSLSKIESGGLDVRAGPFRAAGLLEAALDMQRIRARDKGLELRVEAAPGFPAYLEGDEAKLRQILVNLVGNAVKFTERGAVVLRAGYADGWATFAVEDTGPGIAAEDQRLLFRPFFQGSAAAGGEGTGLGLHISRSLVRLMGGELELDSRPGEGTRFSFSLPLSEGEPPPELLGGGRVVGLEPGQRPVRMLVADDRVENRDLLVGLLASVGLPALAAADGIEAVELWEQHRPDLVWMDLRMPRMDGFAALEAIRGKEREGNAPPTCVVAISASVLDTDRDALLRAGFDDFLGKPFREAELFDVMSRLLGLRFLVREPESEPEANLKAVLALQSAPWRAEVKEAVLIGDVEGALGLVDRLEPSAAESLRRFLKAYKLQEVLDALEG; the protein is encoded by the coding sequence ATGGTCCAGTTCCTGAGCCGGATCCGCATCGCCGCCAAGCTGTGGCTGGGCTACGGCGCGGTGGGTGCCGTCCTGGCGGGCCTGGCCCTGGTCCAGTTGGGGATCCTCCACGATGCGGAACGGCAGGCCCTCCGCATGTTCGAGACCCGCGTGGTGCCCGTCCGCAAGCTGAAGGCCGTGTCGGACGCCTACGGGATCCGCATCCCCTCCGCGATGCGCCAGGTGCGGAGCGGCGCCCTGGAGCCCTCGGAAGGATTGGCGCGGATCCGGGTGGCGCGGGCGGAGGCGGTTGCGGCGTGGACCGCGTTCCGGGCCGTTCCATCTGAACCCGATCCCGGGACCGTCTGGCGCGTGGAGGCCCTGACCGCCGCCGCGAACCGCGATCTGGACCGCCTGGAGGGCATTCTGGCGGAGGGGCGCGCCGTGGACGACGACCTGCTGCCCCAACTCCTTCCCCTGACCGAACTCGTCGCCCGGCTGGCGGACGCCCAGGAGGAGGCCGCCGAGCGGAGCCTGGCGGACACCGCGGTCCGCGTCCGCCGCATCCGGCTGCTCTCCTACGGCGTCATCGTCGCGGGGCTGGCGGCGGCGATGGGCCTGGGCTACTGGATCTCGCGCCACCTGTCGGACGGGCTGCGGCGGCTGGTGGACCAGGTGCGGCTCGCCGCGGCGGGCGATCTGGAGGCCCCGATTCCGGTGGCGGGCCGCGACGAGGTGGCGGATCTGGGCCGCGAGCTGAACCGGATGGTCCACCAGATGCGGGAGACGATCCGGGCCCTGGGCGAGCGCGAGGCCAGCGAGCGGGCAGTGCTCCAGAACGCCCAGGTGGCCATCATCGTGCGGGACGCCGGCGGCGTGGTGCGGCGGTTCAACGCCTACGCCGAGAGCCTGCTGGGCTTCCGGGCGGAGGAGCTGATCGGGCGGTCCACGGCCCCCTGGCTGGACCGCGGCGAGGTGGCTGCCCGCAGCCGGGAGCTGGAGGCGCGGCAGGGCCGCCCCGTGACGGACGACAACGATCTGGTGCGCTGCCTGACGCTGGAGGGACCCGACCTCCGCGAATGGACCTTCGTGACCCGCGAGGGGCACCGGCGGCCCATGCTGGTGGCCCTTTCCACGATCCTCGGGGCCGACGGCGGGCCGGTGGGCTACGTGAGCATCGCGTCGGACCTGTCGTGGCTGAAGGCGCTGGAGGCCGACCTGCGGGCCAGCGAGGCCCGGGCCCGGGCCGCCAACCGCGCCAAGAGCGCCTTCCTGTCCAACATGAGCCACGAGCTGCGCACGCCGCTCAACGCCGTACTCGGCTACGCGCAGCTGATGGACCGGAAGGAAGGGCGCAGCGCCGAGGACCGGGAACACCTGGGTCGGATCCTGGGCGCGGGCGAGCACCTCCTCACCCTGATCAACGATATCCTGTCCCTGAGCAAAATTGAATCCGGGGGCCTGGACGTGCGCGCCGGGCCCTTCCGCGCCGCCGGCCTCCTGGAAGCCGCCCTCGACATGCAGCGGATCCGTGCCCGGGACAAGGGGCTGGAACTGCGGGTGGAGGCGGCGCCGGGGTTCCCGGCGTACCTGGAGGGGGACGAGGCCAAGCTGCGCCAGATCCTGGTGAACCTGGTGGGGAACGCCGTCAAGTTCACGGAGCGGGGCGCGGTGGTCCTGCGCGCCGGCTACGCCGACGGCTGGGCGACCTTCGCGGTGGAGGACACGGGTCCCGGCATCGCGGCGGAGGACCAGCGGCTCCTGTTCCGGCCCTTCTTCCAGGGGAGCGCCGCCGCCGGCGGCGAGGGCACCGGCCTCGGTCTGCACATCAGCCGTTCCCTGGTCCGCCTGATGGGCGGGGAGCTGGAACTCGACAGCCGCCCGGGGGAAGGCACCCGGTTCTCCTTCAGCCTGCCCCTTTCCGAGGGGGAGCCGCCGCCGGAGCTGCTGGGCGGGGGCCGGGTCGTCGGGTTGGAGCCGGGTCAGCGGCCGGTGCGGATGCTGGTGGCGGACGACCGCGTGGAGAACCGGGACCTGCTGGTGGGGCTGCTGGCGTCCGTCGGGCTGCCCGCGCTGGCGGCGGCGGATGGCATCGAGGCCGTGGAGCTGTGGGAGCAGCACCGCCCGGACCTGGTCTGGATGGACCTCCGGATGCCGCGGATGGACGGCTTCGCCGCCCTGGAGGCGATCCGCGGGAAGGAGCGGGAGGGGAACGCGCCGCCCACCTGTGTGGTGGCCATTTCCGCCAGCGTCCTGGATACCGACCGCGACGCCCTCCTCCGCGCGGGCTTCGACGATTTCCTGGGAAAGCCCTTCCGCGAGGCGGAGCTGTTCGACGTCATGTCGCGCCTGCTGGGGCTGCGCTTCCTCGTCCGGGAGCCGGAGTCCGAACCGGAAGCGAACCTGAAGGCCGTTTTGGCGCTTCAGTCCGCCCCCTGGCGCGCCGAGGTAAAGGAGGCGGTCCTCATCGGGGATGTGGAGGGGGCCCTGGGTCTGGTCGACCGGCTGGAACCGTCCGCCGCCGAGTCCCTCCGGCGATTTCTCAAGGCCTACAAGCTCCAGGAAGTGCTCGACGCCCTGGAAGGATGA
- the modA gene encoding molybdate ABC transporter substrate-binding protein: protein MSTSLRPLRVLAFGLGLLAALPARGGDLVVSAAVSLTEAFQELGRRYEARHPGTKVVLNTGASDKLLQQILAGAPADLFASADQVAMDKAVAQKAVDPATRATFAGNALVLIVPADAKGPASPAALLDPKVRRVAVANPASVPAGRYAREALEAQGLWAAVEAKAVFGQSVRQCLDYVARGEVDAGFVYATDAAVQAGKVRVAATVPTRTPVTYPIALVAGTRQAEAARAFVALVVSAEGREVLARFGFTAP from the coding sequence GTGTCCACTTCCCTGCGCCCCCTGCGGGTTCTCGCCTTCGGCTTGGGCCTCCTCGCCGCCCTTCCCGCCCGGGGCGGCGACCTGGTGGTCTCCGCCGCCGTCAGCCTCACCGAGGCCTTCCAGGAACTGGGGCGCCGCTATGAAGCGCGCCACCCCGGCACCAAGGTCGTGCTCAACACGGGCGCGTCGGACAAGCTCCTCCAGCAGATCCTGGCGGGGGCGCCCGCGGACCTGTTCGCCTCGGCAGACCAGGTGGCCATGGACAAGGCCGTCGCCCAGAAAGCGGTGGATCCGGCCACCCGCGCCACCTTCGCGGGCAACGCGCTGGTCCTGATCGTTCCCGCGGACGCGAAGGGCCCCGCCTCGCCCGCCGCCCTGCTGGATCCCAAGGTCCGCCGGGTCGCCGTGGCCAATCCCGCCAGCGTCCCCGCCGGGCGCTACGCCCGCGAAGCCCTGGAGGCCCAGGGGCTGTGGGCCGCCGTGGAAGCCAAGGCCGTCTTCGGCCAGAGCGTGCGGCAGTGCCTGGACTACGTGGCCCGGGGCGAGGTGGACGCCGGCTTCGTCTACGCCACGGACGCCGCCGTGCAGGCGGGCAAGGTGCGGGTGGCCGCCACCGTCCCCACCCGCACGCCCGTCACCTATCCCATCGCCCTCGTGGCCGGCACCCGCCAGGCCGAGGCCGCCCGCGCCTTCGTGGCCCTGGTGGTCTCCGCGGAGGGCCGGGAGGTTCTCGCCCGCTTCGGATTCACGGCCCCCTGA
- the modB gene encoding molybdate ABC transporter permease subunit, which yields MDQAWIPLLLSLKVAGLATLAVLIAGTALGFLLARRPFPGRELLDAVCTLPMVLPPTVLGYYLLVLLGRRGPVGGFLDRTFGIQLIFTWQGAVIAAAIVSFPLALKAARSAFEQVDPQFERAARTLGVSEPGIFFRISLPLAWRGILGGALLAFARALGEFGATLMVAGSIPGRTQTLSVAVYEAVQAGQDGLAATLVLVTSATCLAVLLGASRLLRGHDARSAGREPWA from the coding sequence ATGGATCAGGCCTGGATTCCCCTTCTCCTGTCGCTCAAGGTGGCGGGCCTGGCGACGCTGGCGGTGCTGATCGCCGGCACGGCCCTGGGCTTCCTCCTGGCGCGCCGGCCCTTTCCCGGGCGGGAGCTGCTGGACGCGGTCTGCACCCTGCCGATGGTGTTGCCGCCCACGGTGCTGGGCTACTACCTGCTGGTGCTCCTGGGCCGCCGGGGACCGGTGGGCGGCTTCCTGGACCGGACCTTCGGGATCCAGCTGATCTTCACCTGGCAGGGCGCGGTGATCGCCGCGGCCATCGTGTCCTTCCCTCTGGCCCTCAAGGCCGCGCGGTCGGCCTTCGAGCAGGTGGACCCCCAGTTCGAGCGGGCCGCCCGCACCCTGGGCGTCTCCGAACCGGGGATCTTCTTCCGGATCAGCCTGCCCCTCGCCTGGCGCGGGATCCTGGGCGGCGCCCTCCTGGCTTTCGCCCGGGCCCTGGGCGAGTTCGGCGCCACGCTGATGGTGGCGGGCAGCATCCCAGGACGGACGCAGACCCTGTCCGTGGCCGTCTACGAAGCCGTCCAGGCGGGCCAGGACGGCCTGGCCGCCACCCTGGTGCTGGTGACGTCCGCCACCTGCCTGGCGGTGCTCCTGGGCGCCTCCCGCCTGCTCCGCGGCCACGACGCCCGCAGCGCGGGACGGGAGCCCTGGGCATGA
- a CDS encoding ATP-binding cassette domain-containing protein encodes MKLEVDIRGTLRTRDRVFRLKVTFACQARSLVISGPSGAGKSLTLRAIAGLLRPEAGLIRFEGRALFDGAAGLHLPPQARGIGHVFQDYALFPHLTAAENVAFSFSRTWRRPSRTALAEALPWLERLGLGGFGDARPAQLSGGQRQRVALARALAAKPRLLLLDEPFAALDPRLRDRLRLDLKALAAEESLPLVVVSHDLGDAEIFGEERIELEEGRVVGAEPAS; translated from the coding sequence ATGAAGCTGGAGGTGGACATCCGGGGCACCCTGCGTACCCGGGACCGCGTCTTCCGCCTGAAGGTGACCTTCGCCTGCCAGGCCCGCTCCCTGGTGATCTCGGGCCCCTCGGGCGCCGGGAAGAGCCTCACCCTGCGCGCCATCGCGGGCCTGCTCCGTCCCGAGGCGGGCCTCATCCGCTTCGAGGGCCGCGCCCTGTTCGACGGCGCGGCGGGGCTCCACCTGCCGCCCCAGGCCCGCGGCATCGGCCACGTCTTCCAGGACTACGCCCTGTTCCCCCACCTCACCGCGGCGGAAAACGTGGCCTTCAGCTTCTCGCGGACCTGGCGCCGCCCGTCACGGACGGCCCTCGCCGAGGCCCTGCCCTGGCTGGAGCGCCTCGGCCTCGGCGGCTTCGGAGATGCCCGCCCCGCCCAGCTCTCCGGCGGCCAGCGCCAGCGCGTCGCCCTGGCCCGCGCCCTGGCGGCCAAGCCCCGCCTGCTGCTGCTGGACGAGCCCTTCGCCGCCCTGGATCCCCGCCTCCGCGACCGCCTGCGCCTCGACCTGAAGGCGCTGGCGGCGGAGGAATCCCTGCCCCTGGTGGTGGTGAGCCACGACCTCGGCGATGCGGAGATCTTCGGAGAGGAGCGGATCGAGCTGGAAGAAGGGCGGGTGGTGGGAGCGGAACCGGCCTCCTGA
- the gcvPB gene encoding aminomethyl-transferring glycine dehydrogenase subunit GcvPB has product MFLRQREPLSFDRSVPGKRGMDLPKLDVPAAQDTRPAHLVRKGFDALPELSEVEVIRHFTRLSKWNYGVDDGIYPLGSCTMKHNPRLNEKVASLPGFTDSHPMAPDALVQGNLEMVYTLQEWLKEITGLPGVTLQPSAGAAGELTGVMLIRAYHLSKGAKRRVILIPDSGHGTNPATAAMAGYEVVELPSLPDGTISFDDVTDPVNGKVRKGLRTLVAELGTEIAGAMITNPNTVGVFEYRFKEISDLLHGVDALVYMDGANMNALVGVARPGDFGVDVMHLNLHKTMSTPHGGGGPGAGPVCCTEKLAPFLPVPVVVRETVKVGEGEVPRHTYRWDWNRPQSIGKVHTFYGNFGILVRALTYCLSHGSDGLKEATLRAIVNANYIRARLKGAYALHIDSPSLHEVVFSDTIQAQHDVHTLDIAKRLIDHGYHPPTIYFPLIVPGALMIEPTESEGKDELDAFCDTMLAIAKEAEENPEALHQAPTLAPLRRMDETTAARKPVLRWTKG; this is encoded by the coding sequence ATGTTTCTTCGTCAGCGCGAACCCCTCTCCTTCGACCGCTCCGTCCCCGGCAAGCGGGGTATGGACCTGCCCAAGCTCGACGTGCCCGCCGCCCAGGACACCCGCCCCGCCCACCTCGTCCGCAAGGGCTTCGACGCCCTGCCGGAACTGAGCGAAGTGGAGGTCATCCGCCACTTCACGCGCCTCTCCAAGTGGAACTACGGCGTGGACGACGGGATCTACCCCCTCGGCAGCTGCACCATGAAGCACAACCCCCGCCTCAACGAGAAGGTGGCATCGCTGCCCGGCTTCACCGACAGCCATCCCATGGCGCCGGACGCCCTGGTGCAGGGCAACCTGGAGATGGTCTACACCCTTCAGGAATGGCTGAAGGAGATCACGGGCCTGCCCGGCGTCACCCTCCAGCCCAGCGCCGGCGCCGCGGGCGAGCTGACGGGCGTGATGCTGATCCGCGCCTACCACCTGTCCAAGGGCGCCAAGCGCCGCGTGATCCTGATCCCCGACAGCGGCCACGGCACCAACCCCGCCACCGCTGCCATGGCGGGCTACGAGGTGGTGGAACTGCCCTCGCTGCCCGACGGCACCATCAGCTTTGACGACGTCACCGATCCCGTGAACGGCAAGGTCCGCAAGGGCCTCCGGACGCTGGTGGCCGAGCTGGGCACCGAGATCGCCGGCGCCATGATCACCAACCCCAACACCGTCGGCGTCTTCGAGTACCGCTTCAAGGAGATCAGCGACCTGCTGCACGGCGTCGACGCCCTGGTCTACATGGACGGCGCCAACATGAACGCCTTGGTGGGCGTGGCGCGGCCCGGCGACTTCGGCGTGGACGTGATGCACCTCAACCTGCACAAGACCATGTCGACGCCCCACGGCGGCGGCGGCCCCGGCGCGGGTCCCGTGTGCTGCACCGAGAAGCTGGCGCCCTTCCTCCCGGTGCCCGTGGTCGTGCGGGAGACGGTGAAGGTGGGCGAGGGCGAAGTGCCCCGGCACACCTACCGCTGGGACTGGAACCGGCCCCAGAGCATCGGCAAGGTGCACACCTTCTACGGCAACTTCGGGATCCTGGTGCGCGCCCTGACCTACTGCCTGAGCCACGGGTCCGACGGCCTCAAGGAAGCCACGCTGCGCGCCATCGTGAACGCCAACTACATCCGCGCCCGGCTCAAGGGCGCCTACGCTCTGCACATCGATTCGCCCAGCCTCCACGAGGTGGTCTTCAGCGACACGATCCAGGCCCAGCACGACGTCCACACCCTGGACATCGCCAAGCGCCTCATCGACCACGGCTACCACCCGCCCACGATCTACTTCCCCCTGATCGTGCCCGGCGCGCTGATGATCGAGCCCACCGAAAGCGAAGGCAAGGACGAGCTGGACGCCTTCTGCGACACCATGCTCGCCATCGCCAAGGAAGCCGAGGAGAACCCGGAGGCCCTGCACCAGGCGCCCACCCTGGCGCCCCTGCGCCGCATGGACGAAACCACCGCCGCCCGCAAGCCGGTGCTGCGGTGGACGAAGGGCTGA
- the gcvPA gene encoding aminomethyl-transferring glycine dehydrogenase subunit GcvPA, which produces MRYLPSSPAEDRALLDAIGVDRAEDLLAGIPADLRLKRDLDLPAQGSEQEVAWQMMDLANRNTRFCAQFLGAGAYDHFVPSAIDAMVSRQEWFTAYTPYQPEISQGTLQHIFEYQTLICDLAGLDVTNASLYDGGTACVEAALMAVRVQKKRNTVLVSRGLHPLYREVLKTNFAPHDGLKLVEVGLKDGITDLADLQAKLNGDVAAVLVGYPNFLGAVEDLPALAELIHAAGALLVSVTQEAFALGWLEGPGKVGADMACGEAMSLGNKPNFGGPFLGFLAVKDAHKREIPGRVVGQTKDLDGRTGYVLTLTAREQHIRRDKATSNICSNQGLVALRANLFLQLAGPEGLKGLAEQNAAKAQYLRQRLLDLPDMEPVFDAPFFNEFVLRYRGDMAALEAACLAESLLPGLDLGRWYPEYEGCILWCATELHSRRMIESLVEILARVPAAVE; this is translated from the coding sequence ATGCGCTACCTGCCCTCTTCTCCCGCCGAAGACCGAGCCCTCCTGGACGCCATCGGCGTGGACCGGGCGGAGGATCTTCTGGCCGGCATCCCCGCGGACCTGCGGCTGAAGCGCGACCTGGACCTGCCCGCCCAGGGCTCCGAGCAGGAGGTGGCCTGGCAGATGATGGATCTGGCCAACCGCAATACCCGGTTCTGCGCCCAGTTCCTCGGCGCGGGCGCCTACGACCACTTCGTGCCCTCGGCCATCGACGCCATGGTGAGCCGCCAGGAGTGGTTCACGGCCTACACGCCCTACCAGCCGGAGATCAGCCAGGGCACGCTGCAGCACATCTTCGAGTACCAGACCCTCATCTGCGACCTCGCCGGCCTGGACGTCACCAACGCCAGCCTCTACGACGGCGGCACGGCCTGCGTGGAGGCGGCCCTCATGGCGGTGCGCGTCCAGAAGAAGCGGAACACCGTCCTCGTGAGCCGCGGCCTGCACCCGCTCTACCGCGAGGTGCTGAAGACCAATTTCGCCCCCCACGACGGCCTGAAGCTCGTGGAGGTGGGCCTCAAGGACGGGATCACCGACCTGGCGGACCTCCAGGCCAAGCTGAACGGCGATGTGGCGGCGGTGCTGGTGGGCTACCCCAACTTCCTGGGCGCCGTGGAGGACCTCCCGGCCCTGGCCGAGCTCATCCACGCCGCGGGCGCGCTGCTGGTCAGCGTCACCCAGGAGGCCTTCGCCTTGGGCTGGCTGGAGGGCCCGGGCAAGGTGGGCGCCGACATGGCCTGCGGCGAGGCGATGTCCCTGGGGAACAAGCCCAACTTCGGCGGCCCTTTCCTCGGCTTCCTGGCCGTGAAGGACGCCCACAAGCGGGAGATCCCCGGCCGCGTGGTGGGCCAGACCAAGGACCTCGACGGCCGCACCGGCTACGTCCTGACGCTCACGGCCCGCGAGCAGCACATCCGCCGGGACAAGGCCACCAGCAACATCTGCTCGAACCAGGGGCTGGTCGCGTTGCGCGCCAACCTCTTCCTCCAGCTCGCCGGGCCCGAAGGCCTGAAGGGGCTGGCGGAGCAGAACGCCGCCAAGGCCCAGTACCTGCGCCAGCGGCTGCTGGACCTGCCGGACATGGAGCCCGTCTTCGACGCCCCCTTCTTCAACGAGTTCGTTCTGCGCTACCGCGGCGACATGGCCGCCCTCGAGGCCGCCTGCCTCGCGGAGAGCCTGCTGCCGGGCCTGGACTTGGGCCGCTGGTACCCCGAATACGAAGGCTGCATCCTGTGGTGCGCCACCGAACTCCACTCCCGCCGGATGATCGAGAGCCTCGTCGAGATCCTGGCCCGCGTCCCCGCCGCCGTGGAGTGA